The Neobacillus sp. PS3-34 genome has a window encoding:
- a CDS encoding dUTP diphosphatase produces the protein MNFEQLFQMQKALDKHIEEKHQLEHEDLVDRKILALLVELGELANETRCFKFWSVKPSSARETILEEFVDGIHFILSLGIECGFESISLNEIESLRADSVTDQFLQIYQAVNEFKIKRSLDCYLNLFNTYLLLADQLQFSANEIEAAYIQKNEVNYDRQQEGY, from the coding sequence ATGAATTTTGAACAGCTATTTCAAATGCAAAAAGCGCTGGATAAACATATAGAAGAAAAGCATCAATTAGAGCATGAGGATTTAGTGGACCGTAAGATTCTTGCTTTGCTTGTTGAACTGGGCGAACTGGCAAATGAAACACGCTGCTTTAAATTTTGGAGTGTAAAGCCTTCGTCAGCAAGGGAGACCATTTTAGAAGAATTCGTAGACGGCATTCATTTTATTTTATCACTGGGAATCGAATGTGGTTTTGAGTCCATATCTCTTAATGAGATAGAGTCCTTGAGAGCAGATTCGGTAACAGATCAATTTTTGCAAATATACCAGGCAGTCAATGAGTTTAAAATAAAACGGAGCCTGGATTGCTACTTAAACCTTTTCAACACTTATTTACTGCTTGCGGATCAGCTTCAATTTTCGGCAAATGAAATCGAAGCCGCATATATTCAAAAAAATGAAGTAAATTATGATAGGCAGCAAGAAGGTTATTAG
- a CDS encoding DUF350 domain-containing protein, protein MDQFWENEYILTAANYSVVILCMIVFMAIFELVTKYKNWEEIKKGNMAVAMATGGKIFGIANIFRFSIMQHNSLLTMISWGIFGFFLLLAGYFIYEFLTPKFKIDHEIQNDNRAVGFISMVISIGLSYVIGAGI, encoded by the coding sequence ATGGACCAATTTTGGGAGAATGAATATATTCTGACAGCAGCCAATTACAGTGTCGTGATTTTATGCATGATTGTCTTCATGGCTATCTTTGAATTAGTGACCAAATATAAAAATTGGGAAGAAATAAAAAAAGGAAACATGGCAGTGGCAATGGCTACCGGTGGAAAAATTTTCGGAATCGCTAATATCTTCCGCTTTTCCATCATGCAGCATAATTCGCTGCTTACGATGATTAGCTGGGGAATCTTTGGATTTTTTTTGCTCCTGGCAGGCTATTTCATTTATGAATTCCTGACCCCAAAGTTTAAAATTGACCATGAAATTCAAAATGACAATCGTGCTGTTGGATTTATTTCGATGGTGATTTCGATTGGTTTATCATATGTCATTGGAGCGGGAATATAG
- a CDS encoding electron transfer flavoprotein subunit beta/FixA family protein — MNIFVLLKRTFDTEEKITISGGKINEDGAEFIINPYDEYAVEEAIQVRDANGGEVTVVSVGSEEAEKQLRTALAMGADKAVLINTEDDVENGDQFTTAKILSEFLKDKGADLIIGGNVAIDGGSGQVGPRVAELLDIPYVTTITKLEINGNSATVTRDVEGDSEVIETSLPLLVTAQQGLNEPRYPSLPGIMKAKKKPLEELELDDLDLEEDDVEAKTKTIEIYLPPKKEAGKVLQGELTDQVKELVQLLHTEAKVI, encoded by the coding sequence ATGAATATTTTTGTACTGTTAAAAAGAACGTTTGATACGGAAGAAAAAATAACAATCTCTGGCGGAAAAATCAATGAGGACGGAGCAGAATTCATTATTAATCCTTATGATGAATATGCTGTCGAAGAAGCAATCCAGGTTAGGGATGCAAATGGCGGCGAAGTAACTGTGGTATCCGTCGGTTCTGAGGAAGCGGAAAAACAGCTTCGCACAGCGCTGGCGATGGGAGCAGATAAAGCTGTTCTTATTAATACAGAGGACGATGTGGAAAACGGAGATCAATTCACTACTGCAAAAATTTTATCAGAGTTTCTTAAAGATAAAGGTGCAGATTTAATCATCGGAGGAAACGTGGCAATTGATGGCGGTTCAGGTCAGGTTGGCCCACGGGTTGCGGAGCTGCTCGATATTCCTTATGTAACAACCATTACCAAACTTGAGATTAATGGAAACAGTGCAACGGTTACACGTGATGTAGAGGGTGATTCAGAGGTAATCGAAACAAGCCTTCCATTATTGGTTACAGCTCAGCAAGGCTTGAACGAACCTCGTTATCCATCATTGCCAGGGATTATGAAAGCCAAAAAGAAACCTCTAGAGGAACTTGAGTTGGATGATCTTGATTTGGAAGAAGACGATGTTGAAGCTAAGACTAAAACAATAGAAATCTATCTTCCACCAAAAAAAGAAGCAGGGAAAGTTCTGCAGGGCGAATTAACTGACCAGGTAAAGGAGCTTGTCCAGCTGCTTCATACAGAAGCGAAAGTTATCTAA
- a CDS encoding RNA methyltransferase has protein sequence MKHIHSAKNPQVKQWKKLLTKKERDNTRTFIIEGFHLVEEALKQKELVLELMISEDTELPPRWDYGSIPLTIITEEVSKALSDTEAPQGVYAICKQEEPAVAAAKTFLFLDAVQDPGNLGTMIRTADAAGIEAVIVGTGSVDIYNSKVLRSAQGSHFHLPIIRGNLSEWVEKLKEKDIPVFGTSLENGRIYTEISANRSFALVVGNEGSGVSKEILSETTANLYIPIYGESESLNVAVATGILLYYLRKP, from the coding sequence TTGAAGCATATTCACTCTGCCAAAAACCCTCAGGTAAAACAGTGGAAAAAACTTTTAACAAAAAAAGAACGCGATAATACCCGGACATTTATAATAGAAGGATTTCATCTGGTGGAAGAAGCCCTTAAACAGAAAGAACTTGTCTTGGAGCTGATGATATCAGAAGATACAGAGCTCCCCCCACGCTGGGATTACGGCTCCATCCCATTAACGATTATAACCGAAGAAGTGTCGAAGGCTTTATCCGATACGGAAGCACCTCAAGGAGTATATGCAATTTGCAAGCAGGAGGAACCGGCGGTAGCTGCGGCTAAAACCTTTCTGTTCCTTGACGCAGTACAGGATCCCGGTAATTTGGGGACCATGATCAGAACGGCTGATGCAGCGGGGATTGAAGCCGTCATCGTTGGAACAGGAAGCGTTGATATTTATAATTCGAAGGTTCTTCGTTCTGCCCAGGGCAGCCATTTTCATCTTCCAATCATAAGAGGCAACCTTTCTGAATGGGTGGAAAAGCTTAAAGAAAAAGATATACCTGTTTTTGGAACATCTCTTGAAAACGGACGTATATATACAGAAATCAGCGCAAACAGGTCGTTCGCACTTGTGGTTGGTAATGAAGGAAGCGGCGTTAGCAAAGAAATTCTGTCAGAAACGACAGCGAATCTTTACATCCCTATTTACGGAGAAAGTGAATCACTCAATGTTGCAGTGGCGACGGGAATCCTTTTATATTATTTAAGAAAACCATAA
- a CDS encoding electron transfer flavoprotein subunit alpha/FixB family protein produces MARKVLVLGEVRDGSLRNVSFEAIAAAKTVAEGGEVVAVLIGNSVSALGGEMVSYGADRVITVEDEKLKQYTPDGFSQALLAVIDQENPEGIIFGHTALGKDLAPKVAGRLSSGLISDATDLEAAGGNLVFTRPIYSGKAFEKKIVTDGLIFATIRPNNINPLEKDESRTGDVSSLSVEIKDLRTIIKEVVRKASEGVDLSEAKVVIAGGRGVKSVDGFEPLKELANVLGGAVGASRGACDADYCDYSLQIGQTGKVVTPDLYIACGISGAIQHLAGMSNSKVIVAINKDPEANIFKVADYGIVGDLFEVVPMLTEEFKKLKVHS; encoded by the coding sequence ATGGCGAGAAAAGTATTGGTATTAGGTGAAGTCCGTGACGGATCATTGCGTAATGTTTCCTTTGAAGCAATCGCAGCTGCAAAAACGGTTGCAGAAGGCGGCGAAGTTGTTGCTGTTTTAATCGGCAATTCTGTAAGCGCTTTAGGTGGAGAAATGGTTTCCTATGGTGCAGACCGAGTAATAACTGTAGAGGATGAAAAATTAAAGCAGTATACTCCTGATGGCTTTTCTCAGGCATTGCTCGCAGTAATTGACCAGGAGAACCCTGAAGGAATTATTTTCGGCCATACCGCTTTAGGTAAAGACCTTGCTCCAAAGGTAGCAGGTAGACTTTCATCCGGCCTTATTTCCGATGCGACTGACCTGGAAGCTGCCGGGGGCAATCTTGTTTTTACACGTCCAATCTATTCAGGTAAAGCGTTCGAAAAGAAAATCGTAACGGACGGACTGATTTTTGCAACAATCAGACCGAATAATATTAATCCTTTAGAAAAAGACGAAAGCAGAACTGGAGATGTATCAAGCCTTTCAGTTGAAATCAAGGATTTAAGGACGATCATTAAAGAAGTTGTCCGTAAAGCAAGTGAGGGTGTCGATCTTTCTGAAGCTAAGGTGGTCATCGCTGGAGGCCGCGGCGTAAAAAGTGTTGATGGTTTCGAACCACTTAAGGAACTTGCCAATGTATTAGGCGGGGCAGTGGGCGCTTCACGTGGTGCTTGTGATGCTGATTATTGCGATTATTCCTTGCAGATTGGACAGACTGGAAAGGTAGTAACTCCGGATCTTTATATCGCCTGCGGAATTTCAGGAGCAATTCAGCACCTTGCCGGTATGTCTAACTCTAAAGTTATTGTAGCCATAAATAAAGATCCTGAAGCTAATATCTTCAAGGTTGCCGATTATGGAATTGTAGGAGATCTATTCGAAGTAGTACCAATGCTGACTGAAGAATTCAAAAAGCTAAAAGTTCATTCCTAA
- a CDS encoding CvpA family protein has translation MLDLAIIIILIFGFFVGLRRGFILQLIHLTGFIIAYIAARTYYDELAPKLTLWIPYPSLGDNSALKLLAGSTNMETAFYRAIAFAIIFFAVKILLQIIGAMLNFIAHLPIIKQLNIWAGGILGLLEVYFILFILLYIAAIIPIESIQGYLDHSVMAEAIVKHTPILSEELKKLWIEYVAA, from the coding sequence ATGCTGGATTTAGCAATCATTATTATTCTTATATTTGGTTTTTTCGTCGGTCTAAGAAGAGGTTTTATTCTTCAGCTGATTCATTTGACAGGGTTTATTATCGCATATATTGCTGCGAGAACTTATTATGATGAACTGGCGCCTAAGCTGACACTTTGGATTCCATATCCAAGCTTAGGTGATAATTCTGCGTTAAAGCTCCTGGCAGGGAGTACGAATATGGAGACTGCCTTTTACAGAGCTATTGCTTTTGCAATTATATTCTTCGCCGTGAAAATTCTTCTGCAGATTATTGGGGCAATGCTTAATTTTATTGCGCATTTGCCGATTATAAAACAGCTGAATATCTGGGCTGGAGGCATACTAGGATTATTGGAAGTCTATTTTATCCTGTTTATTTTATTATATATTGCAGCCATAATTCCAATAGAATCTATCCAGGGATATCTGGACCATTCAGTTATGGCCGAAGCAATTGTAAAACATACACCTATTCTCTCCGAGGAATTAAAGAAGCTTTGGATTGAATATGTTGCTGCTTGA
- a CDS encoding sigma-w pathway protein ysdB: MVWLLRILLLALIIFFISIAIRYILDPIRKLDLAHRQRKFFLLDVQENVKKNFLLTYKGVLFEGEKYLGQTASAFEVVSIIVWPKDNPSLKGLVRDDFIFLEKKILEHYPAARLDWKSPVKELLGEQ, translated from the coding sequence ATGGTATGGCTGCTTCGAATCCTATTATTGGCATTAATCATTTTCTTTATTTCAATAGCAATAAGATATATTTTAGATCCAATTCGAAAGCTTGATTTAGCCCATAGACAAAGAAAGTTTTTTTTACTGGATGTTCAGGAAAATGTGAAAAAGAACTTTTTGCTCACCTATAAAGGAGTACTTTTTGAAGGTGAAAAATATTTAGGCCAAACGGCAAGCGCGTTTGAAGTTGTATCGATAATTGTCTGGCCAAAGGATAATCCGTCCTTAAAAGGATTGGTGCGCGATGACTTTATTTTTCTTGAGAAAAAGATTTTAGAGCACTATCCTGCTGCACGCTTAGATTGGAAAAGCCCCGTTAAAGAATTATTGGGTGAACAATAG
- the zapA gene encoding cell division protein ZapA, which yields MSNQHKNRTTVDIYGQQYVIVGLESTSHVRLIASLVDDKMREIGSRNPSLDISKLAVLTAVNAVNDYIKMKDQLERLQAELIREKD from the coding sequence TTGTCAAATCAGCATAAAAACCGAACCACAGTCGATATATACGGACAGCAATATGTCATAGTAGGCCTTGAGAGTACAAGCCATGTCAGGCTCATTGCCTCACTGGTTGATGATAAGATGCGGGAAATCGGTTCCAGGAATCCATCGCTCGACATTAGTAAATTGGCCGTACTGACAGCAGTGAATGCTGTTAATGATTATATTAAAATGAAAGATCAATTGGAACGGCTTCAAGCAGAATTGATAAGGGAAAAGGACTGA
- the trxA gene encoding thioredoxin, which translates to MAISHVTDQNFAAETGCSLVLVDFWAPWCGPCKMIAPVLEELDSEVGEKVKITKLDVDENQETAAKFGVMSIPTLLVLKDGEVVDKVVGFQPKEALASVLEKHF; encoded by the coding sequence ATGGCAATTTCACATGTTACAGATCAAAATTTTGCTGCTGAAACAGGCTGCAGCCTTGTTCTTGTAGATTTTTGGGCACCATGGTGCGGACCTTGTAAAATGATAGCTCCTGTTCTTGAAGAACTTGATTCAGAAGTAGGAGAAAAGGTAAAAATCACTAAGCTTGATGTGGATGAAAATCAGGAAACTGCCGCTAAATTCGGCGTAATGAGCATCCCGACTTTATTAGTCCTAAAAGACGGTGAAGTAGTAGACAAAGTGGTTGGCTTCCAGCCAAAAGAAGCACTTGCAAGTGTCCTTGAAAAGCACTTTTAA
- the sspI gene encoding small acid-soluble spore protein SspI, producing MNLNLRNAVIHNVTGNSQEQLEDTIVDAIQNGEEKMLPGLGVLFEVIWKNSSEKEKKEMLEALENGLKH from the coding sequence ATGAACTTGAATTTGCGCAATGCCGTCATACACAACGTAACTGGAAATTCACAGGAACAATTGGAAGACACCATTGTCGATGCCATCCAAAACGGTGAAGAGAAGATGCTTCCTGGGCTTGGTGTTTTATTTGAAGTAATCTGGAAAAACTCTTCAGAAAAAGAAAAGAAAGAAATGCTTGAAGCTCTTGAAAATGGGTTAAAGCACTAA
- a CDS encoding FTR1 family protein — translation MRSKLFTAILILLTAFNLLPINSFAANASNDIESANNIIIQTIQSVDKGEMDAASKQFRTFTSTWISIEDGVKKQSQQAYHDIEDKMGQVSFAFAQQPVNQAKVKNALLQLKNTNIKFIAGKYTDGSDKKSNNSTQTGDISELITLLNQSLSKINNNDIQGAKNDIEKFRKSWLNVEGVVLTQSSKVYGDAERDMVSSYSMLSSKPADVKGAKKTIEGMRDYLSPLVTKTSYNMMDAITILLREGLEGLLVVVALLGFLRKSGHEDKSKWIWIGVAVGIGISIILGTIVNLLFSAGAFGSNNFLIAGWTGVFAAVMLLYMSYWLHSKSSISEWQRYIRTQSTKALDTGSLFSLALLSFLAVFREGTETVLFFIGMASSIKLTSLLLGIVIGVFILVFLSYLILKVGLKIPMRPFFLVSSILMFYLCFKFTGMGIHGLQLAGLLPATQAPIPTVDFFALYSTWESFIPQIILLVAAVIAAIISKGKDNKVKVANRRKLT, via the coding sequence ATGAGGAGCAAACTATTTACTGCAATTTTGATTTTACTAACAGCTTTTAACCTCCTCCCTATTAACAGCTTTGCTGCTAATGCATCAAATGATATTGAGAGTGCAAACAATATAATTATCCAAACGATTCAATCAGTGGATAAGGGAGAAATGGATGCAGCCTCCAAACAATTTAGAACGTTTACTTCCACTTGGATTTCCATTGAAGATGGCGTGAAAAAACAATCTCAGCAGGCTTATCATGATATCGAAGATAAAATGGGCCAAGTTTCATTTGCTTTTGCACAGCAGCCTGTAAATCAAGCTAAAGTGAAAAATGCACTGTTACAATTAAAAAATACTAATATAAAATTTATTGCCGGTAAGTATACTGACGGCTCTGATAAAAAAAGTAATAACTCCACCCAGACAGGTGATATTTCTGAACTGATAACCTTGCTTAATCAGTCACTTTCTAAAATTAACAACAATGATATTCAGGGAGCAAAAAACGATATAGAAAAATTCCGCAAATCGTGGTTGAATGTCGAGGGTGTAGTCCTTACACAGTCTTCTAAAGTATATGGTGATGCAGAACGGGATATGGTTTCATCCTATTCAATGCTATCCTCCAAGCCAGCTGATGTAAAAGGGGCAAAGAAGACCATTGAAGGAATGAGAGATTATCTTTCACCACTTGTTACAAAAACAAGTTACAACATGATGGATGCGATTACGATTCTTCTTCGGGAAGGTTTAGAAGGATTGCTTGTAGTGGTGGCCTTGCTTGGATTTTTGAGAAAATCCGGTCATGAGGATAAGAGTAAATGGATTTGGATAGGAGTAGCTGTTGGAATAGGTATAAGCATTATTCTAGGCACAATTGTAAACCTGTTATTCTCTGCAGGTGCTTTTGGAAGCAATAATTTCTTAATTGCAGGCTGGACAGGGGTATTTGCAGCAGTCATGCTTCTATACATGAGCTATTGGCTTCACAGTAAATCAAGCATTTCAGAATGGCAGAGATATATTCGTACCCAAAGTACCAAGGCATTGGATACAGGAAGCCTATTCTCTTTGGCACTACTATCGTTCCTTGCCGTTTTTCGTGAAGGGACAGAAACCGTCTTATTCTTTATTGGAATGGCTTCTTCGATTAAATTGACATCTCTTTTATTAGGAATTGTCATTGGGGTGTTCATACTGGTGTTTTTATCTTACCTCATCCTTAAAGTAGGATTGAAAATTCCGATGCGGCCATTCTTCCTGGTCTCAAGCATTTTAATGTTTTACTTATGCTTCAAGTTTACTGGTATGGGGATTCATGGGCTGCAGCTTGCAGGGCTATTGCCTGCAACTCAAGCACCAATTCCAACGGTTGATTTTTTCGCCTTATATTCAACATGGGAAAGTTTTATCCCACAAATTATCTTGCTAGTTGCTGCGGTAATTGCTGCAATTATAAGTAAAGGTAAAGATAACAAAGTTAAAGTTGCAAACAGGAGGAAGCTTACATGA
- a CDS encoding AMP-binding protein: protein MTDTKPWIQNYPDEIPPLVEYSSEPVQQYLRSAAEEFPDKTAIHFMGKEMNYRQLYKDARKFAGYLQGLGISKGDRVAIMLPNTPQSIICYYGILFAGGIVVQTNPLYMERELEYQMKDSGAKAIVTLDILYPRVSKVMAQTDLEHVIVTAIKDYLPFPKNLVYSFIQKKQYGIVVNVRHEGNTHLLAEILKRPEAMLEEMDFNFKEDIALLQYTGGTTGFPKGVMLTHENLVSNASMCQAWLYKCKRGEEIILGILPFFHVYGMTTVMILGVMQAHKMVLLPKFDAETTLKTIQKQKPTLFPGAPTIYIGLLNHPDLKKYDLSSIDSCISGSAPLPVEVQQKFEEVTGGKLVEGYGLTESSPVTHSNFLWDRPRVKGSIGVPWPNTDAAVFSMETGERLPAGEIGEIAVKGPQVMKGYWNRREDIAQTLKDGWLLTGDLGYMDENGYFYVVDRKKDMIIAGGFNIYPREIEEVLYEHPEVQEVVAAGIPDPYRGETVKAYVVLKEGSTLSKDELNQFARKHLAAYKVPRIYEFRKELPKTAVGKILRRALVDEEKKRIEEEGQKHA, encoded by the coding sequence ATGACTGATACCAAGCCGTGGATCCAGAACTATCCAGACGAGATTCCGCCACTTGTGGAATATTCTTCTGAACCAGTTCAACAATATTTACGGTCAGCAGCTGAGGAATTCCCAGATAAAACGGCCATTCATTTTATGGGAAAGGAAATGAATTATCGCCAGCTCTATAAGGACGCACGAAAGTTCGCCGGATATCTGCAGGGACTGGGAATTTCAAAGGGTGACAGGGTGGCGATTATGCTGCCAAATACACCTCAGTCAATAATCTGTTATTACGGCATTTTATTTGCCGGGGGAATAGTCGTCCAGACGAATCCGCTTTATATGGAACGTGAGCTGGAATATCAAATGAAGGATTCAGGAGCTAAAGCGATTGTGACGCTTGACATTTTGTATCCGCGGGTATCAAAAGTGATGGCACAAACCGATTTGGAGCATGTAATTGTAACCGCTATCAAAGATTATTTGCCTTTTCCTAAGAATTTAGTTTATTCTTTTATACAAAAAAAACAATACGGTATCGTTGTCAATGTCAGGCATGAAGGGAACACCCATTTGCTGGCCGAAATACTGAAGAGGCCGGAAGCCATGCTTGAAGAAATGGATTTCAATTTTAAGGAAGATATTGCTTTGTTGCAGTACACAGGAGGAACTACCGGTTTTCCAAAAGGCGTGATGCTCACCCATGAAAATCTTGTTTCAAATGCTTCCATGTGCCAGGCCTGGCTGTATAAATGCAAACGAGGCGAGGAAATAATTCTTGGGATACTGCCTTTTTTTCATGTCTATGGGATGACAACCGTTATGATTCTTGGTGTGATGCAGGCACACAAAATGGTATTGCTGCCGAAGTTTGATGCTGAAACTACGCTGAAAACAATTCAAAAGCAGAAGCCTACCCTCTTTCCAGGTGCCCCTACGATTTATATTGGGCTTTTAAATCATCCGGATCTGAAAAAGTACGATCTTTCGTCAATCGATTCATGCATAAGCGGATCAGCACCTCTCCCTGTAGAGGTTCAGCAAAAATTTGAAGAAGTGACGGGTGGAAAACTCGTTGAGGGCTATGGTTTAACTGAATCCTCACCGGTAACCCATTCAAATTTTTTGTGGGATCGTCCAAGAGTAAAAGGCAGTATTGGTGTACCATGGCCTAATACGGATGCGGCTGTTTTTTCAATGGAAACCGGTGAAAGATTGCCTGCTGGTGAAATTGGGGAAATTGCAGTAAAAGGTCCTCAAGTGATGAAAGGCTATTGGAATCGGCGTGAGGATATCGCACAAACATTAAAGGATGGCTGGTTATTAACAGGAGACCTTGGTTACATGGATGAAAATGGATATTTTTATGTTGTAGACCGTAAAAAGGATATGATTATTGCAGGAGGATTCAATATTTATCCTCGTGAAATTGAAGAGGTATTATACGAGCATCCGGAAGTCCAGGAAGTAGTTGCAGCAGGCATACCTGATCCTTATCGCGGCGAAACGGTAAAAGCCTATGTGGTATTAAAGGAAGGCTCCACACTATCAAAAGATGAACTTAACCAATTTGCCCGGAAACATCTGGCTGCATACAAAGTGCCGAGGATTTATGAATTCAGGAAAGAACTTCCCAAAACGGCAGTCGGAAAAATTTTAAGAAGGGCGCTAGTTGATGAAGAAAAGAAGAGAATAGAAGAAGAAGGCCAAAAACATGCGTAA